One part of the Candidatus Reconcilbacillus cellulovorans genome encodes these proteins:
- a CDS encoding LacI family transcriptional regulator, producing MSVTIKHIARAANVSHTTVSRALNDSPLIRPETKARIRAIAESLGYSPNISAKSLVLDRSYNIGLFFSTIRVGTTSTFLHDAVRGAGSVVADPYNLVVRGIDDCRGSVFPLSRKRFDGLLVMSQSEEDDDFVRSAHDAGIPVVVLNRKTSVPGVASISSDDRGGVRRLTDYLIGCGHVRIAAIEGKPGFKSTEERREGFLEAFRRRGLSEPPEEYRQPGSYDIESGYAAMKRLLELRPRPTAVFCFNDEMAVGALKAIREAGLEVPRDLSVAGFDDAAIAAYLTPALTTVRRPIERISREGAELLMRLVNGRRSEEARAVVVDAELVVRESVCPPPARPLSES from the coding sequence GCTCAACGACAGTCCGCTGATTCGGCCGGAGACGAAGGCGCGCATCCGGGCGATCGCGGAATCGCTCGGCTATTCGCCCAACATCAGCGCCAAAAGTCTTGTGCTTGACCGGTCGTACAACATCGGCCTGTTTTTCTCGACCATTCGCGTCGGTACGACGTCGACGTTTCTGCACGACGCCGTGCGCGGAGCGGGCAGCGTCGTCGCCGATCCGTACAACCTAGTCGTCCGCGGGATCGACGATTGCCGCGGCAGTGTTTTTCCTCTGTCGCGCAAACGGTTTGACGGACTGCTGGTGATGAGCCAGAGCGAGGAAGACGACGATTTCGTCCGTTCGGCGCACGACGCGGGAATTCCAGTTGTCGTGCTCAACCGCAAGACGAGCGTTCCCGGCGTTGCGAGTATTTCGTCCGACGACCGCGGCGGCGTCCGCCGGCTGACGGATTATCTCATCGGCTGCGGGCACGTCCGGATTGCGGCGATCGAGGGAAAGCCCGGATTCAAGTCGACGGAGGAAAGGCGGGAAGGTTTTCTGGAGGCCTTCCGACGGAGGGGATTGTCCGAACCGCCGGAGGAGTACCGGCAGCCCGGCAGCTACGACATCGAAAGCGGGTATGCCGCGATGAAAAGGCTGCTTGAACTTCGGCCTCGTCCGACGGCGGTGTTCTGTTTCAACGACGAAATGGCGGTCGGCGCGCTGAAGGCGATCCGTGAGGCGGGACTGGAAGTGCCGCGCGATCTGTCCGTCGCCGGTTTCGACGACGCGGCGATCGCCGCCTATCTGACCCCGGCGCTGACGACGGTGCGGCGGCCGATCGAGCGGATCAGCCGGGAAGGGGCGGAGCTGTTGATGCGCCTCGTCAACGGGCGACGATCGGAAGAAGCCCGCGCCGTAGTCGTCGACGCCGAATTGGTGGTGCGTGAGTCGGTATGTCCGCCGCCCGCGCGGCCGCTTTCAGAATCATGA